A genomic window from Chlorobium phaeobacteroides DSM 266 includes:
- the folP gene encoding dihydropteroate synthase, which yields MKSVTDKPDQYLINCSGVTLDLRKAPVVMGIVNVTPDSFYDGGMFVQKKDKPDYDRALNHALQLIRSGATIIDIGGESSRPGAEPIPTEEEIRRTVPLIGMLRKKTDALISIDTWKSEVAEAAIRAGAQLVNDISGFTFDADLPEICRKYQAAVILMHTPTKPQSMQWSTGTSSTSNDIITTVTAYLQRSILTARHHGINDIIIDPGFGFGKTVEENYRLLGAMNKLQKLQRPLLAGVSRKSFLGHVIAEPRQPTPPPSERLSATLAAETIALLNGASIIRAHDVKAAMQTIAVVMASRAASA from the coding sequence ATGAAAAGTGTAACCGACAAGCCGGATCAATACCTGATCAACTGCTCAGGCGTCACGCTTGATCTCCGTAAAGCGCCTGTTGTCATGGGCATCGTCAACGTTACACCCGACTCCTTTTATGACGGCGGCATGTTTGTACAAAAAAAGGATAAGCCAGACTATGACCGGGCGCTCAATCACGCCCTGCAGTTGATACGCTCCGGAGCCACGATTATCGATATCGGCGGAGAATCAAGCCGACCTGGAGCAGAGCCCATTCCGACAGAAGAAGAGATCCGGAGAACGGTCCCCCTTATCGGGATGCTCAGAAAAAAAACCGATGCGCTTATTTCAATCGATACCTGGAAATCCGAAGTAGCAGAAGCGGCAATTCGTGCCGGTGCGCAGTTGGTGAATGATATTTCAGGGTTTACCTTTGACGCTGATCTTCCCGAAATATGCCGAAAATACCAGGCCGCCGTGATCCTGATGCACACCCCGACAAAACCCCAATCCATGCAGTGGAGCACCGGCACCAGCTCCACAAGCAACGATATCATAACAACCGTCACGGCATATCTGCAACGGTCAATCCTGACGGCACGTCATCACGGCATCAACGATATCATTATCGATCCGGGATTCGGTTTCGGTAAAACCGTTGAGGAAAACTACCGTCTTCTGGGCGCTATGAACAAGCTGCAAAAACTCCAGCGCCCGCTGCTTGCCGGAGTTTCAAGAAAATCGTTTCTCGGCCATGTCATAGCAGAACCCCGCCAACCAACTCCTCCTCCATCGGAACGGCTTTCCGCGACTCTTGCCGCGGAAACCATTGCGCTGCTTAATGGAGCATCCATTATAAGGGCGCACGACGTAAAGGCCGCCATGCAGACGATCGCTGTCGTCATGGCCTCCCGGGCTGCATCGGCATAG
- a CDS encoding site-2 protease family protein, with translation MNGTNQSRATILAEQNYPLHIALFLLTALCTLWAGSFWSGHPVRLDNVNLFFFDLFRGLPYAASLLLFLSVHEFGHFFTALHYRMRATLPYYIPVPPLPFLLSLGTMGAVIKIKDRIPNTNALFDTGVSGPLSGFIVSLGLLLFGFYHLPPASWIFTVHPEYIASGGIPNPAPEGTLTLGKNLLWIVLEQVIAPKNLPPMTEMYHYPFLFTGWLGCFVTALNLIPVGQLDGGHVTYAMFGKQGYKKTAKTFMFIIGILGFPSLLELTFSLILPAQTIRIPGELLQWSWPGWMLWFLILSRFIGTDHPPTSHDCSLSASRRAIGWVAIVIFIITFVPVPFGVQ, from the coding sequence ATGAACGGAACAAACCAATCAAGAGCGACTATCCTTGCCGAACAGAACTACCCGCTGCACATCGCGCTATTTCTGCTTACGGCACTCTGCACCCTCTGGGCAGGCAGCTTCTGGAGCGGCCATCCCGTTCGTCTTGACAACGTCAACCTGTTTTTTTTCGATCTTTTCCGGGGCCTCCCCTATGCGGCCTCTCTTCTCCTCTTTTTAAGCGTCCATGAGTTTGGCCATTTTTTCACTGCGCTTCACTACCGTATGCGCGCAACACTGCCATACTACATTCCTGTCCCGCCCCTGCCGTTTCTGCTGAGTCTGGGAACAATGGGAGCGGTCATTAAAATCAAAGACAGGATTCCCAACACCAACGCCCTTTTTGATACCGGTGTTTCAGGACCGCTCAGTGGATTTATCGTCAGTCTCGGGCTTTTGCTCTTTGGTTTTTACCATCTGCCTCCGGCTTCATGGATTTTTACCGTTCACCCTGAGTACATTGCTTCCGGAGGCATCCCGAATCCGGCTCCCGAAGGTACGCTCACCCTGGGGAAAAATCTGCTCTGGATAGTTCTGGAACAAGTTATCGCGCCAAAAAACCTGCCCCCCATGACCGAAATGTACCACTATCCATTCCTCTTTACCGGGTGGCTCGGCTGCTTTGTTACCGCGCTCAACCTCATACCTGTCGGACAGCTCGATGGCGGTCATGTGACCTACGCCATGTTCGGAAAACAGGGCTATAAAAAAACCGCAAAAACTTTCATGTTTATCATTGGCATTCTCGGGTTCCCATCACTTCTTGAACTTACGTTTTCACTGATCTTGCCTGCACAGACGATCCGTATCCCCGGGGAACTGCTCCAATGGTCATGGCCGGGGTGGATGCTCTGGTTTTTAATTCTCTCGCGGTTTATCGGCACAGACCATCCTCCAACCAGTCATGATTGCTCCCTTTCAGCTTCACGCCGGGCAATCGGCTGGGTTGCTATCGTCATTTTTATCATAACGTTCGTACCGGTACCATTCGGCGTACAATGA
- a CDS encoding heme-binding domain-containing protein, giving the protein MNLKKLLGGTVLVLAAIQLVPYGRDHLNPPVTGEPAWDSPRTQELFSRACKDCHSNNTVWPWYSNVAPASWLAALDVSVGRKKFNVSEWGRAEKNEGDEAAGEVREGKMPPWFYLPAHPEAKLNDQEKKELADGLAATFGEKKKSEEKK; this is encoded by the coding sequence ATGAACCTGAAAAAACTATTGGGCGGAACTGTTCTTGTTCTGGCCGCAATTCAGCTTGTCCCCTACGGACGAGACCATCTCAACCCGCCGGTAACCGGCGAACCGGCCTGGGATTCGCCGCGAACGCAGGAGTTATTTTCCCGCGCCTGCAAAGACTGCCACTCCAACAATACCGTCTGGCCCTGGTACAGCAATGTTGCCCCTGCATCGTGGCTTGCGGCGCTTGACGTCTCTGTCGGACGCAAAAAATTCAATGTTTCCGAATGGGGACGAGCTGAAAAAAATGAAGGCGATGAAGCTGCCGGAGAGGTTCGGGAAGGAAAGATGCCCCCCTGGTTCTACCTTCCCGCCCATCCGGAAGCGAAACTGAACGATCAGGAGAAAAAAGAACTGGCTGACGGACTGGCTGCGACATTCGGCGAAAAAAAGAAATCAGAAGAAAAAAAGTAG
- a CDS encoding class I SAM-dependent methyltransferase has product MQKADLLNRIKKATMLQLRTAGFQALQKLERERDFPPAWNSMKELEVVTNNFHQRFLDERFEQSKSLGGFFLLNELLDRALRSSETENMDNENLSGDEKLTLVKALDRQNEMMGLYNRYPAIILPLAEEIARKENRSIRLLELASGSGGLALALAHAAKIKNIPLSVTGSDIVPAYQDEANRLADEKQLPVTFRIINAFDMDRSITEPFDLVVISQSLHHFTPGQLAMIIAQAGKQASTLFIGIDGYRDPLLMAGVPLTASLQGIPSFTLDGFISARKFYSNIELDIIAGIAKGRGSHSVQCSWPMSVMTVDFKPE; this is encoded by the coding sequence ATGCAAAAGGCCGATCTTTTGAACCGGATAAAAAAGGCAACAATGCTTCAGTTAAGAACTGCCGGTTTTCAGGCACTGCAAAAGCTTGAAAGAGAGCGCGACTTTCCCCCAGCATGGAACAGCATGAAAGAACTTGAAGTGGTGACAAATAATTTTCACCAAAGGTTTCTTGACGAACGTTTCGAACAGTCGAAATCGCTGGGAGGGTTCTTCCTGCTCAATGAGCTGCTTGACAGGGCGCTGCGAAGCAGTGAAACTGAAAACATGGATAACGAAAACCTCTCGGGCGATGAAAAACTCACACTGGTTAAGGCTCTTGACCGTCAAAACGAGATGATGGGACTTTATAATCGTTATCCCGCCATTATTCTCCCCCTGGCAGAGGAAATCGCAAGAAAAGAAAACCGATCGATACGACTGCTTGAACTTGCAAGCGGATCGGGTGGGCTGGCCCTTGCCCTGGCACATGCGGCGAAAATAAAAAACATCCCACTTTCTGTTACCGGCTCCGATATCGTCCCTGCATATCAGGATGAGGCAAACCGGCTTGCGGATGAAAAACAACTCCCGGTCACGTTCCGCATCATCAATGCGTTTGATATGGATCGATCGATAACCGAACCTTTTGATCTTGTGGTTATTTCCCAGAGCCTCCATCATTTCACTCCCGGCCAGCTTGCAATGATAATAGCACAAGCCGGAAAACAGGCATCAACGTTATTTATCGGTATAGACGGCTACCGTGACCCGCTGCTCATGGCCGGAGTTCCGCTGACAGCCAGCTTGCAGGGAATCCCGTCGTTCACCCTTGACGGATTTATCTCTGCAAGAAAATTCTACTCGAACATCGAACTCGATATCATTGCCGGAATCGCAAAAGGCCGCGGAAGTCACAGCGTCCAGTGTTCATGGCCCATGAGTGTTATGACGGTTGACTTCAAACCGGAGTAG
- a CDS encoding RrF2 family transcriptional regulator: MKVLTKNTDYAIRALLFLGARKGSYVSAKTIAAEQEIPYQFLRRLMQDMIGHGLVVSKGGASGGFMLLKEPDGIRINDLIEIFQGKIQVSECMFRKKLCSNRATCVLRHEIMRIEQVVHQEFEKVTIGKLMRDLDEARLRLSGVEPDTQKSMPQHGAENQGGNI, translated from the coding sequence ATGAAAGTACTGACAAAAAATACCGATTACGCGATACGCGCGCTGCTCTTTCTTGGAGCAAGAAAAGGGAGTTATGTATCGGCAAAAACCATTGCTGCTGAACAGGAGATCCCATACCAGTTTTTACGCAGACTCATGCAGGATATGATCGGTCATGGACTGGTTGTCTCGAAGGGCGGGGCAAGCGGCGGCTTCATGCTTTTGAAGGAACCCGACGGGATCAGGATTAACGATCTGATAGAGATTTTTCAGGGAAAGATTCAGGTTTCGGAATGCATGTTTCGAAAGAAGCTCTGTTCGAACAGGGCTACTTGTGTGCTGCGTCACGAGATTATGCGTATCGAGCAGGTGGTTCATCAGGAGTTTGAAAAGGTAACCATCGGAAAGCTTATGCGCGATCTTGACGAGGCTCGTTTGCGTCTTTCCGGTGTCGAACCTGATACACAAAAGAGTATGCCTCAGCATGGCGCGGAAAATCAAGGGGGGAACATATGA
- a CDS encoding ATP-binding protein codes for MKRQIIAIDEKKCTGCGDCIPGCPEGALQVIDGKARLVSDLFCDGLGACTGHCPTGAMTISSREVEPYDERRVMHERIVSGGADVIAAHLKHLLDHGQTAWYAEALAYLEEQGVHDRSEVVVKVDQKPALPASSGHGSGCPGSRMMSFGSDTRPSAAIDSPPNSVCDTELRQWPVQLHLVTPTAPYYEGSDLLLAADCTAFAAGDFHQRFIKGKSLAIACPKLDSDMDVYVEKLAAMIDKAEINTITAVIMEVPCCGGLMALAAEAQKKVSRKIPVKRVVMSVRGEVLSDEWV; via the coding sequence ATGAAACGACAGATTATTGCGATAGATGAAAAAAAATGTACTGGTTGCGGCGACTGTATTCCCGGTTGTCCTGAAGGTGCCCTGCAGGTGATTGACGGTAAGGCGAGGCTCGTCAGCGACCTGTTCTGCGATGGCCTCGGAGCTTGCACAGGGCACTGTCCGACCGGTGCGATGACAATCTCGTCTCGTGAGGTCGAACCTTATGACGAACGGCGGGTGATGCATGAGCGTATTGTCAGTGGCGGAGCTGATGTTATTGCAGCGCATCTGAAACACCTTCTTGATCATGGCCAAACGGCATGGTATGCCGAGGCCCTGGCTTACCTGGAAGAGCAGGGTGTACATGACCGGAGTGAGGTGGTCGTCAAGGTCGATCAGAAGCCGGCTTTACCGGCGAGTTCAGGGCATGGCTCCGGATGCCCCGGTAGCCGGATGATGAGTTTCGGTTCAGATACTCGTCCGTCAGCAGCTATTGATTCTCCTCCGAATTCGGTCTGTGATACCGAACTTCGCCAGTGGCCGGTACAGCTTCATCTTGTTACGCCGACAGCTCCATATTACGAGGGTTCTGATCTTCTGCTTGCTGCCGATTGCACTGCTTTTGCTGCAGGTGATTTTCATCAGCGGTTCATAAAAGGTAAAAGTCTTGCTATTGCGTGTCCCAAGCTCGATTCTGATATGGATGTATATGTTGAAAAACTGGCGGCGATGATCGATAAGGCTGAAATCAACACGATCACGGCGGTGATTATGGAGGTTCCCTGCTGCGGTGGATTGATGGCCCTTGCCGCCGAGGCGCAGAAAAAAGTATCCCGCAAGATACCGGTCAAGAGGGTTGTGATGAGCGTCCGGGGCGAGGTGCTCTCAGACGAATGGGTTTAA
- a CDS encoding tetratricopeptide repeat protein: MMLKDALGAYRGGIHETTRVIGMRPDSADAWNDRANARNCLGNFSEAVSDYTRALELGLRFREALTALGNRGLARIVLGDLDGAHDDFSEIILRKPTNKLLLRSAFVQRASVKEKKGDSEGAAADRNMAVMLSVR; this comes from the coding sequence ATGATGCTGAAAGATGCGCTTGGCGCTTATCGGGGGGGAATACATGAGACCACGAGGGTTATCGGGATGCGCCCCGACAGTGCGGATGCCTGGAATGACCGGGCGAATGCAAGAAACTGCCTCGGTAATTTTTCGGAGGCAGTAAGCGACTATACCAGGGCATTGGAACTTGGGCTCAGGTTTCGTGAGGCTTTGACCGCATTGGGCAATCGGGGTCTTGCGCGGATAGTACTCGGTGATCTGGATGGGGCGCATGACGATTTTAGTGAGATTATTCTCAGAAAGCCGACAAACAAACTCCTGCTCAGGTCTGCCTTTGTACAAAGAGCGTCTGTAAAAGAGAAAAAAGGGGACAGCGAAGGGGCTGCCGCGGACAGAAACATGGCGGTCATGCTCTCTGTTCGTTAA
- the hcp gene encoding hydroxylamine reductase: protein MSMYCDQCQESVHGSGCTMRGVCGKDEVTAKLQDVLVYAAEGLAICAEGSSGDALRKYGRRMSEALFVTVTNTNFDEDAIVAEIIKTLLLRDELKASDPRYFVCDATEWSGISREDFLIKAESVSTEDLSPNEDLSSLKRLVLYGIKGLAAYTDHAAVLGYHDDDIYSFYCKGLASLQKDLSLDELTALVLETGATAVKAMALLDRANTETYGNPEITMVKTGVGQKPGILISGHDLRDMEELLKQTEGTGVDVYTHCEMLPAHYYPAFKNYGHFVGNYGGSWWKQDREFDSFNGPILMTTNCIVPVRESYRSRMFTTGMAGYPGLKHIAARPEGGAKDFSELVSLAKTCQSPKELENGEIVGGFAHNQVLALADKVVAAVKFGAIKRFVVMAGCDGRHTSRQYYTDVAEALPMDTIILTAGCAKYRYNKLALGDIGGIPRVLDAGQCNDSYSLAVIALKLQEVFELEDINDLPISFDIAWYEQKAVTVLLALLSLGVKGIRLGPTLPEFLTPNVAKVLVETFDIKPISSVRSDVEAMMA from the coding sequence ATGAGTATGTATTGCGATCAATGTCAGGAAAGTGTTCACGGCTCAGGCTGTACGATGCGGGGCGTGTGCGGTAAAGACGAGGTGACGGCAAAGCTTCAGGACGTGCTGGTTTATGCTGCCGAAGGTCTTGCTATTTGCGCTGAAGGGTCATCGGGAGATGCATTGCGGAAATATGGCCGAAGAATGAGTGAAGCCCTGTTTGTAACCGTTACCAATACCAATTTTGATGAAGATGCGATTGTTGCCGAAATCATTAAAACCCTTCTTTTGCGTGATGAGCTGAAGGCATCCGATCCGCGTTATTTCGTCTGTGACGCAACCGAATGGAGCGGCATCTCCAGAGAGGATTTTCTGATAAAGGCGGAATCGGTCAGTACGGAAGACCTCAGTCCGAACGAGGATCTCTCTTCCCTGAAGCGTCTTGTTCTGTACGGCATCAAGGGTCTTGCTGCATATACCGACCATGCGGCAGTGCTCGGCTATCATGATGACGATATCTATTCGTTCTACTGCAAGGGTCTTGCTTCCCTCCAGAAAGATCTTTCTCTTGACGAACTGACGGCGCTTGTGCTTGAAACAGGCGCAACAGCGGTTAAGGCAATGGCGCTGCTTGATCGGGCAAATACCGAAACCTATGGCAATCCTGAAATCACTATGGTGAAAACCGGTGTTGGTCAGAAGCCAGGCATTCTGATTTCCGGTCACGATCTGCGCGATATGGAGGAACTTCTGAAGCAGACTGAGGGAACCGGCGTCGATGTTTATACCCATTGCGAAATGCTTCCTGCGCACTACTATCCGGCATTTAAAAACTATGGCCATTTTGTGGGTAATTACGGTGGGTCGTGGTGGAAGCAGGACAGGGAGTTTGATTCGTTTAATGGCCCGATTCTCATGACCACCAACTGCATTGTGCCGGTTCGTGAATCTTATCGGAGCAGGATGTTCACTACCGGTATGGCCGGTTATCCAGGTCTGAAGCATATTGCAGCAAGGCCTGAAGGCGGTGCGAAGGATTTTTCGGAACTCGTTTCGCTGGCAAAAACCTGCCAGTCTCCCAAAGAACTTGAAAATGGCGAAATCGTGGGTGGCTTTGCGCATAACCAGGTGCTTGCACTCGCAGACAAGGTTGTTGCCGCCGTGAAGTTTGGCGCAATCAAGCGGTTTGTGGTGATGGCAGGATGCGACGGGCGGCATACATCCAGACAGTACTATACCGATGTTGCAGAAGCTTTGCCGATGGATACGATTATTCTTACGGCTGGTTGCGCAAAGTATCGATACAACAAGCTTGCCCTTGGTGATATAGGCGGTATTCCTCGCGTACTTGATGCAGGCCAGTGCAATGATTCCTATTCGCTTGCCGTGATTGCGCTGAAGCTTCAGGAGGTGTTTGAACTTGAGGATATCAACGATCTGCCGATCTCTTTCGACATTGCCTGGTATGAGCAGAAAGCGGTAACGGTTCTGCTTGCGCTGCTCTCTTTAGGTGTCAAGGGAATTCGCCTTGGGCCGACGCTTCCGGAGTTTCTTACCCCGAATGTGGCGAAAGTGCTTGTTGAAACATTCGATATCAAGCCGATTTCCTCTGTCAGATCGGATGTTGAAGCCATGATGGCCTGA
- a CDS encoding (deoxy)nucleoside triphosphate pyrophosphohydrolase, giving the protein MKARPHIGDVVCAIIERNGRFLIARRPEGKTLALKWEFPGGKVESGESPRDALHRELAEELGIVVEILQRLSPVVYSYSDFSLRLIPYRCLIVSGEPVPVEHTALEWISVDDAVFYDFPEADIPILEEYRMLVSGESF; this is encoded by the coding sequence TTGAAAGCGCGTCCGCATATCGGTGATGTTGTCTGTGCTATTATTGAGCGCAATGGCAGATTTTTGATAGCCAGGAGGCCTGAGGGAAAAACGCTTGCTCTGAAGTGGGAGTTTCCAGGCGGTAAGGTCGAGTCGGGTGAATCACCCCGGGATGCTTTACATCGTGAACTTGCCGAGGAGCTCGGGATTGTTGTTGAGATACTCCAGCGCCTGAGTCCTGTTGTTTATTCCTATTCCGATTTTTCGTTACGTCTTATTCCTTATCGTTGCCTGATTGTGAGCGGTGAGCCGGTTCCTGTTGAACATACTGCGCTTGAGTGGATCAGCGTTGATGATGCGGTTTTTTATGACTTTCCTGAAGCAGATATACCGATTCTTGAAGAGTACAGGATGTTGGTGAGTGGTGAGAGCTTTTGA
- a CDS encoding MFS transporter, with protein sequence MHKEHASVRDIFSLPVIVAALGYFVDIYDLVLFSIVRVPSLKSLGLEGKQLIDYGVYLLNMQMIGMLLGGILWGWLGDRKGRLKIMFGSILLYSLANIANGFVTSLPAYALMRFIAGIGLAGELGAGITLVSEVLHTKIRGYGTMLVASIGVSGAILANFVANTYEWHNAFFIGGGLGFLLLFARVKVAESGMFKAMEEKAGVNRGNMLALFTDRNRFFRYLNSILIGVPIWFVVGVLITFSPEFAVSFGIPEPVSAGNAVMFCYLGLVFGDLSSGLLSQLFQSRRKVILLFMLLSVAAVALYFMQGSSSPAFFYGVCSLLGFASGYWAVFVTVAAEQFGTNLRATVATTVPNFVRGMVVPITMLFQFTKGLFGLENGALLVGTLCIVVAFFSLGALEETFHKDLDYYEEFL encoded by the coding sequence GTGCACAAGGAACATGCTTCGGTCAGAGATATTTTCAGTCTTCCTGTCATCGTTGCTGCGCTCGGGTATTTTGTCGATATCTATGACCTGGTGCTCTTCAGTATTGTACGGGTGCCGAGCCTTAAATCATTGGGCCTTGAGGGAAAACAACTGATTGACTACGGAGTTTATCTGCTGAATATGCAGATGATCGGCATGCTGCTTGGCGGTATTCTCTGGGGATGGCTTGGCGACAGGAAAGGACGACTGAAAATCATGTTCGGTTCGATCCTGCTGTACTCGCTTGCCAATATTGCCAATGGTTTTGTGACCTCTTTGCCCGCTTATGCGCTGATGCGGTTTATAGCAGGAATCGGACTTGCAGGTGAACTCGGTGCCGGCATTACCCTTGTTTCGGAGGTTCTTCATACAAAGATCCGCGGATACGGTACCATGCTTGTTGCTTCAATCGGAGTTTCCGGCGCAATTCTTGCCAATTTTGTTGCCAATACCTATGAGTGGCATAATGCTTTTTTTATCGGAGGCGGACTTGGATTTCTTCTTCTGTTTGCCAGAGTAAAGGTGGCCGAGTCGGGTATGTTTAAGGCCATGGAGGAGAAAGCCGGGGTCAATCGGGGTAATATGCTCGCACTGTTTACGGACAGGAATCGCTTTTTTCGCTATCTAAATTCAATTCTTATCGGGGTTCCAATCTGGTTTGTTGTTGGTGTGCTTATTACCTTTTCTCCTGAATTTGCGGTTTCCTTTGGTATTCCTGAACCGGTTTCTGCCGGAAACGCAGTCATGTTCTGCTACCTTGGTCTGGTTTTTGGCGATTTGTCGAGCGGTCTGCTGAGTCAGCTTTTTCAGAGCAGGAGAAAGGTTATTCTTTTGTTTATGCTTTTGTCGGTCGCTGCCGTAGCGCTTTATTTTATGCAGGGGTCGAGCAGCCCGGCTTTCTTTTATGGCGTTTGTTCCCTACTCGGATTTGCAAGCGGTTACTGGGCTGTTTTTGTTACTGTTGCCGCCGAACAGTTCGGAACGAATCTTCGGGCTACCGTTGCGACAACGGTGCCGAACTTTGTTCGTGGTATGGTGGTGCCGATTACCATGCTTTTTCAATTCACGAAAGGGCTGTTCGGCCTGGAAAACGGTGCGCTGCTTGTTGGAACGCTGTGCATCGTTGTCGCATTTTTTTCCCTTGGCGCCCTTGAGGAGACCTTTCACAAGGATCTTGATTATTATGAAGAGTTTCTCTGA
- a CDS encoding glycoside hydrolase family 19 protein: MAINRSFFFDHVRLYLFDGKLKQSQVQGLDAILDYWGNKMEACDDRWLAYALATAHHETDRSMQPIKEYGSTAYFMRMYDCSGGRPLVAKNLGNTHPGDGAKYYGRGYVQLTGRRNYTDWSKRLDHDLVGNPDLALDPAIATRILFEGMRQGTFTGRKFADYFNPQKEDWLNARRIINWIDKANLIEGYGKRYYGGISYTT; this comes from the coding sequence ATGGCAATTAATCGTTCGTTTTTTTTTGATCATGTACGGCTTTACCTGTTTGATGGTAAACTGAAACAGAGTCAGGTTCAGGGCCTTGATGCCATTCTGGATTACTGGGGTAATAAGATGGAGGCATGTGATGACAGATGGCTGGCCTATGCTCTTGCAACTGCTCATCATGAGACTGACCGCTCCATGCAGCCAATAAAAGAGTACGGATCGACGGCCTATTTTATGAGGATGTATGATTGCAGTGGTGGTCGCCCTCTGGTTGCAAAGAACCTGGGAAATACGCATCCGGGTGATGGTGCAAAATACTATGGGAGGGGCTATGTGCAGTTGACCGGTCGCCGGAACTACACGGATTGGTCAAAACGCCTTGATCATGATCTGGTTGGTAATCCGGATCTTGCTCTTGATCCTGCTATAGCTACTCGAATTCTTTTTGAGGGAATGCGTCAAGGAACCTTTACCGGCAGGAAATTTGCCGATTATTTCAATCCTCAAAAAGAAGACTGGCTGAATGCTCGCAGAATTATCAATTGGATTGATAAGGCAAATCTTATAGAGGGTTACGGCAAGCGATACTATGGAGGGATAAGTTATACGACCTGA
- a CDS encoding DUF1003 domain-containing protein codes for MMKETLEKTGHEKTDPACQLCGNKKTSQLKRAIFVGPSVAQVIIKETGGWDETGWICSDDFLKYQQKYVEKLLAEEKGELTTLDREVLRALHEQEIFSKNPDIDYDANLGFADRLSDKLASFGGSWTFIIMFGFFIFGWMAINTWILFSKPFDPFPFILLNLVLSSLAAIQAPVIMMSQNRQEARDRKRAIHDYQINLKAELEIRQLHQKIDHILSHQWERLIEIQKIQMELIDEIRNNN; via the coding sequence ATGATGAAAGAAACTCTTGAAAAAACAGGTCATGAAAAAACAGATCCCGCATGCCAGCTCTGCGGAAACAAAAAAACCAGCCAGCTTAAAAGAGCCATCTTTGTAGGACCTTCAGTCGCACAAGTCATTATAAAAGAGACCGGAGGATGGGATGAAACCGGGTGGATCTGTAGTGATGATTTCCTCAAATACCAGCAGAAATATGTCGAAAAACTCCTTGCGGAAGAAAAAGGGGAACTGACCACACTTGACAGGGAGGTTCTCAGGGCACTGCATGAACAGGAGATCTTTTCAAAAAACCCCGACATCGACTATGATGCCAATCTTGGTTTCGCAGACCGCTTGTCCGATAAGCTTGCTTCGTTTGGCGGCAGTTGGACATTCATCATCATGTTCGGCTTTTTTATTTTCGGATGGATGGCCATCAACACATGGATACTTTTCTCAAAACCCTTTGATCCATTTCCCTTTATACTCCTGAACCTTGTACTCTCTTCCCTTGCGGCCATACAGGCTCCCGTCATCATGATGAGCCAAAATCGACAGGAAGCACGTGACCGGAAAAGGGCTATCCATGACTATCAGATCAACCTTAAGGCAGAACTCGAAATCAGGCAACTCCACCAGAAAATCGATCATATTCTCTCTCATCAATGGGAAAGACTGATAGAAATACAGAAAATCCAGATGGAATTGATCGATGAAATCCGTAACAACAACTAA